The following coding sequences are from one Arthrobacter sp. 24S4-2 window:
- a CDS encoding DUF998 domain-containing protein, with protein MSIDKRRLPQRGRATPHGSQRRDALRKVLLTAGPLSSLLYVIATDVVAASQWDGYQRTEQMVSELFAVGSPGRDVVLPFTWVYTVLFTAFGVGVWNSVRGNRTLRIGGGLLTGYGLWNIMGAIYPLTLGDDASIPMHILATNIQLALMVASMCFVAAGFRGRMRAYSIVSLVASAVMGMVAFMAAPGPNLVLGIGERISIGAFLLWVAVLAVALWKRPRADRTAQV; from the coding sequence ATGTCAATCGACAAGCGCCGACTCCCGCAACGCGGGCGGGCCACGCCGCACGGAAGCCAGCGCCGTGACGCTCTCCGCAAGGTCCTTCTCACTGCGGGGCCGCTGTCATCGCTCCTCTACGTGATTGCCACAGACGTCGTGGCAGCATCCCAATGGGACGGGTACCAACGCACCGAGCAGATGGTGAGCGAACTGTTCGCCGTCGGCTCCCCCGGCCGGGACGTCGTGCTGCCCTTCACATGGGTCTACACGGTGCTGTTCACTGCGTTCGGGGTGGGCGTCTGGAACTCCGTGCGCGGCAACCGCACCCTGCGCATCGGCGGCGGCCTGCTCACCGGGTACGGGCTGTGGAACATCATGGGAGCCATCTACCCCCTGACGCTGGGGGACGATGCTTCCATCCCCATGCACATCCTCGCCACCAACATCCAGCTCGCCCTCATGGTCGCTTCCATGTGCTTCGTGGCCGCCGGGTTCCGCGGCCGGATGCGCGCCTACTCCATCGTCTCGCTCGTTGCTTCTGCGGTCATGGGCATGGTTGCGTTCATGGCCGCCCCGGGACCGAATCTCGTGCTGGGCATCGGCGAAAGAATCAGCATCGGGGCGTTTCTGCTCTGGGTAGCTGTCCTCGCAGTCGCGCTGTGGAAGCGGCCGCGGGCTGACCGGACGGCACAGGTTTAG
- a CDS encoding class I SAM-dependent methyltransferase — protein sequence MGIPTPVLKPARTAAMDDPAVVTWAEAGENMTARWRSANGRPAPTRVEVVSDSLTADDANRMASQGIAMLWHGDFHNARQILNAMDRRMGAGKKETAATPADKFYRHRQSRSHRARVLGLLLIPLDPGPVVPLRRAPDIRQAAAEAYGDIGESSIVSLHELVGAIGAHEWRRNGVHVDALQGRIHPHYGTFFPTRSEYVDLVAAAALPSDTLAFDVGTGTGVLAAVLARRGVHRVVATDNEPRAIACAAENFRNLGVQDRAGAVLTDMFPPGRAPLIVCNPPWIPATPHSSLDSAVYDPGSRMLFRFLNGLPDHLEPGGEAWLVLSDLAEHLGLRTREDLLAAIEAAGLKVMERLDTKPTHPKASDRDDPLFEARAAEVTSLWRLVRR from the coding sequence GTGGGAATCCCGACGCCGGTCCTCAAGCCCGCGCGCACAGCTGCGATGGATGATCCCGCCGTCGTGACCTGGGCCGAGGCTGGTGAGAACATGACCGCGCGATGGCGTTCGGCGAACGGCAGACCGGCGCCGACGCGCGTCGAAGTGGTCTCCGACTCTCTCACGGCCGATGATGCGAACCGGATGGCGTCACAGGGGATCGCGATGCTCTGGCACGGTGACTTCCACAACGCACGGCAGATCCTCAACGCCATGGACCGGCGGATGGGCGCCGGAAAGAAAGAGACCGCAGCAACTCCGGCCGATAAGTTCTATCGGCACCGCCAGTCCCGCTCGCATCGTGCACGCGTTCTCGGCCTGCTGCTGATTCCTCTTGATCCGGGCCCGGTGGTGCCGCTGCGCCGCGCACCGGACATCCGGCAGGCCGCCGCTGAAGCGTACGGTGATATCGGCGAATCTTCCATTGTGTCCCTGCATGAGCTTGTCGGGGCCATTGGCGCCCACGAGTGGCGACGTAATGGCGTCCACGTCGATGCACTGCAGGGCCGCATCCACCCGCACTATGGCACGTTCTTCCCCACCCGGAGTGAGTATGTGGATCTCGTGGCCGCCGCTGCGCTGCCCTCTGACACGCTGGCGTTCGACGTCGGAACCGGCACGGGTGTACTCGCTGCCGTCCTCGCGCGCCGTGGCGTCCACCGTGTGGTGGCGACGGACAATGAACCGCGTGCAATCGCCTGCGCCGCTGAGAATTTCCGGAACCTCGGTGTCCAGGACCGTGCTGGGGCCGTCCTGACCGACATGTTCCCGCCGGGGCGGGCACCCCTCATCGTGTGCAACCCGCCCTGGATTCCGGCCACGCCGCATTCCAGCCTGGACAGCGCCGTCTACGACCCCGGGAGCAGGATGCTGTTCCGCTTCCTGAACGGACTCCCCGACCATCTGGAGCCCGGCGGTGAGGCCTGGCTTGTCCTCTCCGACCTGGCCGAGCACCTGGGCCTGCGGACGCGTGAGGATCTGCTGGCCGCCATCGAGGCGGCCGGGCTGAAGGTGATGGAACGGCTGGACACCAAGCCAACGCATCCGAAGGCATCGGACCGCGACGATCCTCTGTTCGAGGCGCGCGCGGCCGAGGTCACATCGCTGTGGCGGCTTGTTCGCCGCTAG
- a CDS encoding thiamine pyrophosphate-binding protein: MTTLTVSGRVAQVLSSYVSDVFGVMGNGNVYFLDAAEKLGLRFAPVRHEGAAIAAADAYYRASGRLAAGTTTYGPGYTNALTALAEAVQAQIPVVLVTGDAPSSGARPQDVDQAAIAAGLGAATFTVTRDAAGSITRQAVEYALTKRTAVVIAIPYDLAALEAADEELPAPPAPKVTDDVDGGLGQIARLLAGAKRPLILAGRGAHLAGAGPELRELADRLGALTAGTALALNLLHGEGYLGVAGGFGTDTAAGLMGEADVVLVAGASLSPFTMRFGHLLGPDSTVIQIDTALQPTHPRVDLFVSADAKTAAGRLLGMLDGEAAAEAWRAEARQRLAEGPGHQAGSEVTPDGRLDPRALATALDAVLPERRTVVQDGGHFIGWAPMYWNIPRPQDLVMVGTAFQSIGLGLASAVGAARAVEDGRTLVLASGDGGFLMGLSDLESLIGTASSAVVVIYNDAAYGAEIHQYGSQGLTEKPMLIPEVDFSGIARALGAESAIIRSLADLSALQEWIDAGAKGTFVADCRITSSVRAPWMSEWMNAKQAAKAAVAG; the protein is encoded by the coding sequence ATGACTACACTTACCGTCTCAGGCCGCGTGGCGCAGGTTCTCAGCAGCTATGTCAGCGATGTCTTCGGCGTCATGGGCAACGGAAACGTCTACTTCCTGGACGCCGCGGAGAAGCTGGGCCTCCGCTTCGCACCCGTCCGGCACGAAGGCGCCGCCATCGCCGCGGCCGACGCTTACTACCGGGCCTCGGGCCGCCTCGCAGCAGGCACCACCACCTACGGCCCCGGCTACACCAACGCGCTCACCGCCCTGGCCGAGGCGGTCCAGGCGCAGATCCCGGTCGTACTGGTCACCGGGGACGCTCCGAGCAGCGGCGCCCGGCCGCAGGACGTGGACCAGGCGGCCATCGCCGCCGGCCTCGGCGCGGCCACCTTCACCGTCACCCGCGACGCCGCGGGCTCCATCACCCGGCAGGCGGTGGAGTACGCACTCACCAAGCGCACCGCCGTCGTGATTGCCATTCCTTACGACCTCGCGGCGCTCGAGGCTGCGGACGAGGAACTTCCGGCGCCGCCGGCTCCGAAGGTGACGGACGACGTCGACGGCGGCCTTGGGCAAATAGCCCGCCTGCTGGCCGGGGCCAAGCGGCCACTGATCCTGGCCGGCCGGGGTGCGCACCTCGCCGGAGCCGGCCCGGAGCTCCGGGAGCTCGCCGACCGCCTGGGCGCGCTGACCGCCGGAACCGCCCTAGCGCTCAACCTCCTCCACGGCGAGGGGTACCTGGGCGTGGCCGGCGGCTTCGGCACGGACACCGCGGCCGGGCTCATGGGCGAGGCCGACGTGGTCCTGGTGGCCGGGGCGAGCCTGAGCCCCTTCACCATGCGGTTCGGGCACCTGCTCGGCCCGGACAGCACCGTCATCCAGATCGACACCGCCCTGCAGCCCACGCACCCCAGGGTGGACCTGTTCGTCAGCGCCGACGCGAAAACCGCTGCCGGGCGCCTCCTGGGAATGCTTGACGGCGAGGCGGCGGCGGAAGCCTGGCGCGCGGAAGCCCGCCAGCGCCTGGCCGAAGGGCCGGGCCATCAGGCAGGCTCCGAGGTAACCCCGGACGGCCGGCTGGACCCGCGCGCCCTGGCCACGGCACTGGATGCCGTGCTGCCGGAGCGCCGTACCGTGGTGCAGGACGGCGGGCACTTCATCGGGTGGGCGCCGATGTACTGGAACATCCCGCGGCCGCAGGACCTGGTGATGGTGGGGACCGCTTTCCAGTCGATCGGGCTGGGCCTTGCCAGCGCCGTCGGGGCAGCCCGCGCAGTGGAGGACGGCCGCACCCTGGTGCTGGCCTCCGGCGACGGCGGTTTCCTGATGGGCCTGTCCGACCTCGAATCGCTCATCGGGACGGCAAGCAGCGCCGTCGTGGTGATCTACAACGATGCCGCCTACGGAGCCGAAATCCACCAGTACGGCTCCCAGGGCCTGACCGAAAAGCCCATGCTGATCCCCGAGGTGGACTTCAGCGGCATCGCCCGCGCGCTCGGTGCCGAGTCGGCGATCATCCGCTCCCTGGCGGACCTTTCCGCGCTCCAGGAGTGGATCGACGCCGGCGCCAAGGGAACCTTCGTGGCCGACTGCCGGATCACGTCCAGCGTCCGGGCCCCGTGGATGAGCGAGTGGATGAACGCTAAGCAGGCAGCGAAGGCGGCGGTGGCGGGCTAG
- a CDS encoding Lrp/AsnC family transcriptional regulator, which yields MTIANSRTLDSLDGRIILALDKDPEASALALSRTLGVARNTVHARLARLERSGALRSFSRRLDPAALGYELMAFLSLSISQTRTGSVENGLAAIPEVIEVHATTGDADLMAKVVARGTADLYRITNQILEIDGIQRTSTAISVLELMPPRYDGLLSRLTEQESRTSG from the coding sequence ATGACCATCGCGAACTCTCGCACCCTCGATTCCCTCGACGGCAGGATCATCCTGGCCCTCGACAAGGATCCCGAAGCCAGCGCCCTGGCACTCTCGCGGACGCTCGGCGTCGCACGGAACACCGTCCACGCCCGGCTGGCACGGCTGGAGCGCAGCGGCGCTCTCCGCTCCTTCAGCCGCAGGCTGGACCCCGCCGCGCTCGGATATGAACTGATGGCCTTCCTCTCCCTTTCGATCAGCCAGACGCGGACCGGTTCGGTGGAAAACGGGCTCGCAGCGATCCCGGAGGTCATCGAGGTGCACGCCACCACCGGTGACGCGGACCTCATGGCCAAAGTGGTGGCCCGCGGCACGGCCGATCTCTACCGCATCACCAACCAGATCCTGGAGATCGACGGAATCCAGCGCACCAGCACAGCCATTTCCGTGCTGGAACTCATGCCGCCCCGCTACGACGGACTCCTGAGCCGGCTGACGGAGCAGGAATCCCGCACTTCAGGGTAG
- the hisC gene encoding histidinol-phosphate transaminase, giving the protein MTPDQLLAAPETALPTLRDAVAGLPSYVPGRRSAGMDIAALASNESHYEPLPAAAAAVAEAAGRMNRYPDMAAVELRERLARNLGVTAGEVAVGPGSVGVLQQIITGLCDAGDEVVFAWRSFEAYPILVELAGARPVRIPLDDAEGHDLDAMAAAVTARTKVILLCTPNNPTGVPISHERIEAFLQTVRSDILVVIDEAYVEYAEAGSGPDSLALYRRYPNVCILRTFSKAYGLAGLRVGYAVAAPAIAEGLRRTALPFAVSSLAQKAAVASLDAGEEMEIRVAAVRQERARMAQQLEAQGWKLQPSQGNFLWIRADENLLAGLVDAFDRAGILVRAYQGDGVRITVADPASNERVLRLLEVHLA; this is encoded by the coding sequence ATGACCCCTGATCAACTCCTGGCGGCACCCGAGACCGCGCTGCCCACCCTTCGTGACGCCGTCGCCGGCCTCCCGTCCTACGTCCCGGGCCGGCGCAGTGCCGGCATGGACATCGCAGCCCTCGCCAGCAACGAAAGCCACTACGAACCACTGCCCGCTGCCGCCGCTGCGGTGGCCGAAGCGGCCGGCAGGATGAACCGCTACCCGGACATGGCCGCCGTCGAACTCCGCGAACGGCTCGCCCGGAACCTGGGCGTCACCGCCGGGGAGGTCGCGGTGGGGCCCGGCAGCGTGGGTGTTCTGCAGCAGATCATCACCGGACTGTGCGACGCCGGGGATGAGGTGGTCTTCGCGTGGCGCTCCTTTGAGGCGTACCCCATCCTGGTGGAGTTGGCAGGCGCCCGGCCGGTCCGCATCCCGCTGGACGACGCCGAGGGCCACGACCTCGATGCCATGGCCGCGGCCGTCACCGCGCGCACCAAGGTCATCCTGCTCTGCACCCCCAACAATCCCACCGGCGTGCCGATCAGCCACGAACGCATCGAGGCCTTCCTGCAGACCGTCCGCTCCGACATCCTGGTGGTGATCGACGAGGCCTACGTGGAATACGCCGAAGCGGGCAGCGGCCCCGATTCCCTGGCGCTCTACCGCCGGTACCCGAACGTCTGCATCCTTCGCACCTTCTCCAAGGCCTACGGGCTCGCCGGCCTGCGCGTGGGATACGCCGTGGCGGCGCCGGCCATCGCCGAGGGACTGCGCCGGACCGCCCTTCCCTTCGCCGTGAGCTCGCTGGCCCAGAAGGCGGCCGTCGCTTCCTTGGACGCGGGGGAGGAGATGGAAATCCGCGTCGCCGCCGTCAGGCAGGAACGCGCCCGGATGGCCCAGCAGCTGGAAGCCCAGGGCTGGAAACTGCAGCCGAGCCAGGGCAATTTCCTGTGGATCCGCGCCGATGAAAACCTCCTCGCGGGGCTGGTGGACGCCTTCGACCGCGCAGGCATTCTGGTCCGGGCCTACCAGGGCGACGGCGTGCGGATCACCGTGGCTGACCCCGCCTCCAACGAGCGCGTGCTCCGGCTCCTCGAAGTCCACTTAGCCTGA
- a CDS encoding amino acid permease — MEQQTKTSARALGAALKPRQLTMMGLGSAIGAGLFIGSGAGIQAAGPAVLISYLVAGTLIILVMWALGEMAAAHPDSGAFSVYTAKAYGPVAGATVGWLWWLQLVVVIAAEALGAAGLLATIFPALPVWLMAFVFIVVLTAVNLTSVKNFGEFEFWFALLKVAAIVGFLLVGAALLFGWLPGVQSPGLSNFTGAGFAPSGFAGIATALFVVAFAFGGTEIVSVAAAETTEPARSVKKAVRTVLWRILVFYIGAIFVIAAVVPVGSAGLKSPFAAVLDAAGMPGAATAITLVAVAALLSALNANLYGASRMAFSLAERGQAPRLLASVSKARVPVVAVLASVVFGVVTVVLELAFPEKVLPVLLNIVGSTCLLVWTSALLAQLALRLRADREGTELPLRMPGFPWLTGFGLVILAAIFTVGFIGEDSRPQLLSTFALVALLAVANWLHHRKGNASGRVEASEPAKQPVLID, encoded by the coding sequence ATGGAACAACAGACAAAGACGTCTGCCCGCGCCCTCGGCGCGGCCCTTAAACCCCGCCAGCTCACCATGATGGGCCTGGGAAGTGCCATCGGCGCTGGTCTCTTCATCGGCTCCGGTGCGGGCATCCAGGCTGCCGGCCCGGCGGTGCTGATCTCCTACCTCGTTGCCGGCACGCTCATCATCCTGGTGATGTGGGCCCTCGGCGAGATGGCCGCCGCCCACCCGGACAGCGGCGCCTTCTCCGTCTACACGGCCAAGGCCTACGGGCCGGTGGCCGGTGCCACGGTGGGCTGGCTGTGGTGGCTGCAGCTCGTGGTGGTCATCGCAGCGGAAGCGCTGGGTGCGGCGGGCCTGCTTGCCACCATCTTCCCCGCCCTGCCGGTGTGGCTGATGGCCTTCGTGTTCATCGTGGTGCTCACCGCAGTGAACCTGACTAGTGTGAAGAACTTCGGTGAGTTCGAGTTCTGGTTCGCCCTGCTCAAGGTGGCGGCAATTGTCGGGTTCCTCCTGGTGGGTGCTGCCCTGCTCTTCGGCTGGCTGCCGGGCGTTCAGTCGCCGGGCCTGTCCAACTTCACCGGTGCCGGATTCGCGCCCAGCGGTTTCGCCGGGATTGCCACGGCACTGTTCGTGGTGGCGTTCGCGTTCGGCGGCACCGAGATCGTGTCCGTGGCGGCAGCTGAGACCACGGAGCCGGCCCGCAGTGTGAAGAAGGCAGTCCGGACGGTGCTGTGGCGCATCCTGGTGTTTTACATCGGTGCGATCTTCGTGATCGCGGCCGTGGTTCCTGTGGGTTCTGCTGGCCTGAAGAGCCCGTTCGCCGCGGTGCTGGACGCCGCCGGCATGCCCGGCGCGGCCACCGCCATCACCCTGGTGGCCGTCGCAGCACTGCTCTCCGCCCTTAACGCCAACCTCTACGGTGCCTCGCGGATGGCGTTCTCCCTGGCCGAGCGGGGTCAAGCGCCGCGCCTCCTCGCTTCCGTGTCCAAGGCCCGGGTTCCGGTTGTCGCGGTCCTGGCAAGCGTCGTCTTCGGCGTTGTCACGGTTGTGCTGGAGCTGGCTTTCCCCGAGAAGGTGCTACCCGTCCTGCTCAATATCGTGGGCTCGACGTGCCTGCTGGTGTGGACGTCCGCGCTCCTGGCCCAGCTCGCGCTGCGCCTGCGCGCAGACCGCGAGGGAACGGAGCTTCCCCTGCGGATGCCCGGCTTCCCGTGGCTCACGGGCTTTGGCTTGGTCATCCTCGCGGCGATCTTCACGGTGGGCTTCATCGGCGAGGATTCCCGTCCCCAGCTCCTGAGCACTTTCGCACTCGTGGCGCTTCTGGCGGTGGCGAACTGGCTGCACCACCGGAAGGGGAACGCTTCGGGCCGCGTTGAGGCTTCGGAGCCCGCCAAGCAGCCGGTGCTCATCGACTGA
- a CDS encoding DUF4177 domain-containing protein: protein MQYVVLQVILKEKLWGTGSGNLTSLEKAINDQAAKGYRLHTITTASSGSKGLIGGGDRIQATLVFESLG, encoded by the coding sequence ATGCAGTATGTCGTCCTGCAGGTGATTCTCAAAGAGAAACTCTGGGGAACCGGTTCGGGCAACCTGACCTCCCTAGAGAAGGCCATCAACGATCAGGCCGCCAAGGGCTATCGACTCCACACCATAACCACCGCCAGCAGCGGGAGCAAGGGATTGATCGGGGGCGGCGACCGCATTCAGGCGACGCTGGTGTTCGAGAGTCTAGGATGA
- a CDS encoding nuclease-related domain-containing protein: protein MSTESGVAGSSARREYERRKAKDEEKLRDKWGRFGGLAVALSDERSHTKSWDRGAIGEERLGARLNALAADGLAVLHDRRIPGSKANIDHIAITPGGIWVIDAKRYKGRPELKIEGGILRPRVEKLLVGRRDCTKLVDGVLKQVDVVRDLVGDVPVTGAMCFIEADWPLIGGAFSTRGVHVLWPKRLAKVLTEQTAGDVDVARMRESVASRFTSA from the coding sequence TTGTCCACTGAGTCCGGAGTAGCCGGGTCGTCTGCCCGGCGCGAATATGAGCGCCGCAAGGCGAAGGACGAGGAAAAGCTCCGCGATAAGTGGGGTCGCTTCGGTGGCCTGGCAGTCGCCCTTTCTGACGAGCGGTCGCACACCAAGTCCTGGGATCGAGGCGCGATCGGTGAGGAACGCCTCGGCGCTCGGCTTAATGCCCTGGCCGCCGATGGCCTGGCTGTCCTCCACGACCGACGCATCCCCGGCTCGAAGGCCAACATCGACCACATCGCCATCACTCCCGGTGGGATCTGGGTGATCGATGCCAAGCGGTACAAGGGACGGCCTGAACTGAAGATCGAGGGTGGCATCCTTCGCCCACGCGTCGAGAAGCTCCTCGTTGGCCGGCGTGATTGCACGAAACTGGTCGATGGGGTGCTCAAACAGGTCGACGTCGTGCGCGATCTCGTCGGGGATGTTCCGGTCACCGGGGCGATGTGCTTCATCGAAGCAGACTGGCCCCTGATCGGGGGCGCGTTCTCGACTCGTGGCGTTCACGTGCTCTGGCCAAAACGGTTAGCCAAAGTGCTTACAGAGCAGACAGCCGGCGACGTTGATGTGGCGAGGATGCGTGAGTCGGTAGCCTCGCGGTTCACGTCTGCGTGA
- a CDS encoding Ig domain-containing protein, whose amino-acid sequence MTAAQRQENRYVISGLLAALADAGYPHGIYSYLSGWEAITGSWQLPDVPVWSPAGRLDFASEASDLCVNRSFSGGTVHIAQWTDGTYDYDMTCIGVYQAHVATIGWQSSVSDGATAGTTGRSLPMEALRLSVAGDRLSGDILWRGHVQNIGWQPWTTSASPIGTTGRGLRLEAFQLRLTGDLASQYSIRYRAHVENVGWQPYGIDGATAGTVGQGRRVEAVTIELVPKVAPAFTAVYAAHVQNLGWMANVSDGTVAGTTGRALRVEALRLNVSSTAYTGDIEWRGHVQSIGWQPWTSSANPIGTVGQGLRLEAFEIRLTGEMANHYRIHYRAHVQDLGWQSWVADGGTAGTSGMGKRIEAVQILLAPRTGG is encoded by the coding sequence TTGACAGCAGCCCAGCGGCAGGAGAACCGGTACGTCATCTCCGGGCTCCTGGCCGCACTCGCGGACGCCGGGTACCCGCACGGGATCTACTCCTATTTGAGCGGTTGGGAGGCCATCACCGGATCGTGGCAGCTTCCCGACGTGCCCGTCTGGTCACCGGCAGGGCGTCTCGACTTCGCCAGTGAAGCATCCGACCTCTGTGTGAATCGCAGCTTCTCCGGCGGCACCGTCCACATCGCGCAATGGACCGACGGCACCTACGACTACGACATGACGTGCATCGGGGTCTACCAGGCCCACGTCGCGACCATCGGCTGGCAGTCGAGCGTCTCGGACGGCGCCACCGCAGGAACGACCGGCCGGTCACTGCCGATGGAGGCGTTGCGTCTGTCGGTGGCAGGAGACCGCCTGTCGGGCGACATTCTGTGGAGGGGGCATGTGCAGAACATCGGCTGGCAGCCATGGACGACGTCGGCGTCCCCGATCGGAACGACCGGGCGCGGTCTGCGCCTGGAGGCGTTCCAGCTGCGGTTGACGGGGGATCTGGCCTCGCAGTACAGCATCAGGTATCGAGCCCACGTGGAGAACGTCGGCTGGCAGCCGTACGGGATCGACGGAGCCACGGCCGGCACCGTCGGGCAAGGTCGGCGGGTGGAGGCCGTTACGATCGAGTTGGTTCCGAAGGTCGCACCGGCATTCACTGCCGTGTACGCCGCCCACGTTCAGAACCTCGGCTGGATGGCGAACGTTTCGGATGGGACCGTCGCCGGGACCACGGGTCGGGCCCTTCGGGTCGAGGCGTTGCGCCTCAACGTGTCCAGCACGGCTTATACCGGGGACATCGAGTGGCGGGGGCATGTGCAGTCGATCGGCTGGCAGCCGTGGACATCCTCGGCCAATCCCATCGGCACAGTCGGGCAAGGGCTACGTTTGGAAGCGTTTGAAATCAGGCTGACCGGTGAGATGGCGAACCATTACAGGATCCACTACCGCGCCCACGTGCAAGATTTGGGCTGGCAGTCATGGGTCGCCGACGGCGGAACGGCGGGCACGTCGGGTATGGGCAAACGGATCGAGGCCGTGCAGATCCTCCTCGCACCCAGAACCGGCGGCTAG